In one Hippocampus zosterae strain Florida chromosome 10, ASM2543408v3, whole genome shotgun sequence genomic region, the following are encoded:
- the tomt gene encoding transmembrane O-methyltransferase homolog isoform X1 codes for MAFPAIALAFLPLLLTLLIRYRFYFALFYRAVLVRLWKDCVTGLSREERAYQYVLTHATPGDPDSILDTFDEWCSKVEYISNIGPKKGKILDRLLMEQSPLTVLELGTHCGYSTVRMARALPLGARIYSVEMDQRNAAIAEKIIRLAGFDDDTVRGTQSSLLLRIGSVHMLTFGTMKHVMFLINQVELIVNPSDEVIPRLRSDFGLERLDLVFMDHWKKCYCADLQMLEGSGLLGKGSIILADNVLFPGAPKFLRHIRKSGLYEWKIHRATLEYSKGIRDGMAELVYQGIN; via the exons ATGGCATTCCCTGCCATTGCGTTGGCTTTCCTCCCCCTCCTGCTGACGCTGCTCATTCGATACCGTTTCTACTTTGCGTTGTTCTACCGAGCGGTCCTGGTCCGCCTTTGGAAGGACTGTGTCACCGGTCTGAGCCGTGAGGAGCGAGCCTACCAATATGTTCTCACCCACGCCACACCCGGGGACCCTGACAGCATTTTGGACACTTTTGACGAGTGGTGCAGCAAGGTGGAGTACATTAGTAACATTGGACCAAAAAAGG GGAAGATCCTGGACAGGCTGCTGATGGAGCAGAGTCCTCTAACAGTCCTGGAGTTGGGGACACACTGTGGTTACAGCACTGTGCGTATGGCCCGAGCTCTACCACTGGGTGCCAGGATCTACAGTGTTGAGATGGACCAGAGGAACGCTGCCATAGCTGAGAAAATCATCCGCCTGGCCGGCTTTGACGACGACACAGTGAGAGGGACACAATCATCTTTACTACTTCGAATTGGATCTGTTCATATGTTGACTTTTGGAACTATGAAACATGTTATGTTTCTCATCAATCAGGTAGAGCTGATTGTGAATCCTTCAGATGAAGTCATCCCACGCTTGCGGTCTGACTTTGGTTTGGAGAGGCTTGATTTGGTATTCATGGACCACTGGAAGAAATGCTACTGTGCTGATCTGCAG ATGTTGGAAGGTTCCGGTCTGCTCGGGAAAGGATCTATAATTCTGGCTGACAACGTGCTGTTTCCAGGCGCTCCCAAATTTCTCCGACACATTCGCAAGAGTGGCTTGTATGAGTGGAAGATCCACCGCGCCACACTGGAGTACAGCAAGGGTATCAGAGACGGGATGGCAGAACTGGTGTATCAGGGGATCAACTAG
- the tomt gene encoding transmembrane O-methyltransferase homolog isoform X2 — MAFPAIALAFLPLLLTLLIRYRFYFALFYRAVLVRLWKDCVTGLSREERAYQYVLTHATPGDPDSILDTFDEWCSKVEYISNIGPKKGKILDRLLMEQSPLTVLELGTHCGYSTVRMARALPLGARIYSVEMDQRNAAIAEKIIRLAGFDDDTVELIVNPSDEVIPRLRSDFGLERLDLVFMDHWKKCYCADLQMLEGSGLLGKGSIILADNVLFPGAPKFLRHIRKSGLYEWKIHRATLEYSKGIRDGMAELVYQGIN, encoded by the exons ATGGCATTCCCTGCCATTGCGTTGGCTTTCCTCCCCCTCCTGCTGACGCTGCTCATTCGATACCGTTTCTACTTTGCGTTGTTCTACCGAGCGGTCCTGGTCCGCCTTTGGAAGGACTGTGTCACCGGTCTGAGCCGTGAGGAGCGAGCCTACCAATATGTTCTCACCCACGCCACACCCGGGGACCCTGACAGCATTTTGGACACTTTTGACGAGTGGTGCAGCAAGGTGGAGTACATTAGTAACATTGGACCAAAAAAGG GGAAGATCCTGGACAGGCTGCTGATGGAGCAGAGTCCTCTAACAGTCCTGGAGTTGGGGACACACTGTGGTTACAGCACTGTGCGTATGGCCCGAGCTCTACCACTGGGTGCCAGGATCTACAGTGTTGAGATGGACCAGAGGAACGCTGCCATAGCTGAGAAAATCATCCGCCTGGCCGGCTTTGACGACGACACA GTAGAGCTGATTGTGAATCCTTCAGATGAAGTCATCCCACGCTTGCGGTCTGACTTTGGTTTGGAGAGGCTTGATTTGGTATTCATGGACCACTGGAAGAAATGCTACTGTGCTGATCTGCAG ATGTTGGAAGGTTCCGGTCTGCTCGGGAAAGGATCTATAATTCTGGCTGACAACGTGCTGTTTCCAGGCGCTCCCAAATTTCTCCGACACATTCGCAAGAGTGGCTTGTATGAGTGGAAGATCCACCGCGCCACACTGGAGTACAGCAAGGGTATCAGAGACGGGATGGCAGAACTGGTGTATCAGGGGATCAACTAG
- the LOC127608536 gene encoding putative protein TPRXL, with protein MPSKLAQSGGMETENDEGVKRGSWSTTCGTDVSTTQDLDCPHTSRLLIQEVLNTASKPSQVQPSSNTHISSSSSSSSSSSPSLSPSSSSSSSTSSTTSSSSSDNWTCEVADGQDKVILRRVPVVSRDGIYAAGKNPVWKPRFRYTRNARKEKNKQYKQKGAARYSEYTLPQ; from the exons ATGCCTTCCAAATTGGCACAATCTGGCGGCATGGAGACGGAAAATGATGAG GGTGTCAAAAGAGGCTCTTGGTCGACCACTTGCGGCACGGATGTGTCGACCACACAAGACCTGGATTGTCCCCACACCTCCAGGCTCTTAATTCAGGAG GTCTTGAACACTGCCTCCAAACCCTCGCAAGTCCAGCCCTCTTCAAACACTCACATCTCTTCctcgtcctcatcctcctcctcatcctcccctTCCCTGTCAccctcatcttcatcctcctcttctacctcctccaccacttcctcatcctcctctgaCAATTGGACCTGTGAAGTTGCAGATGGACAAGATAAGGTGATATTGAGGAGGGTCCCAGTCGTGTCTCGGGATGGGATTTATGCAGCAGGGAAGAACCCTGTTTGGAAACCCCGCTTCAGATACACAAGGAACGCCAGGAAGGAGAAGAACAAGCAATATAAACAAAAGGGAGCTGCTAGATATTCAGAGTATACGCTTCCACAATAG
- the sfrp2l gene encoding secreted frizzled-related protein 2-like, whose protein sequence is MRALLFVLALGISLASDARAPAHLGFSSSVRSVCKAIPSTLSLCHGVGYRYMRLPNLLGHDTLREAQQQSAAWLPLVSKLCHRDTKKFLCSLFAPVCVPDYSGPVSPCRSLCEAVRDHCVPVMSAFGFPWPEMFNCSRFPRGTLLCIPPSGAVDARIVEEITHEEALKGSVICDACSLAAEGETDIKDNFCLSPYAFKMRLGSVSTVGGDLQLVPLARSRILRWAGGGAERAGIGGAMAHGALWLQEGATCACPGLDSADKNDLVFGEEVMDKKVNGVLDGWYLALARAEEGRLVLTRLVRWTRGDKDMKKFIRGLLKQSCPEL, encoded by the exons ATGAGAGcgctcttgtttgttttggcgCTGGGAATTTCTCTGGCGTCTGACGCTCGAGCTCCTGCCCACCTCGGCTTCAGTTCGTCGGTCCGCTCGGTGTGCAAGGCCATACCGAGCACCCTGTCTCTGTGCCACGGCGTCGGCTACCGGTACATGAGGCTGCCCAACCTGCTGGGCCACGACACCCTGCGGGAGGCCCAGCAGCAGTCTGCCGCCTGGCTGCCGCTCGTCTCCAAACTGTGTCACAGGGACACTAAGAAGTTCTTGTGCTCCTTGTTCGCACCGGTTTGCGTCCCAGACTACAGCGGGCCCGTCAGCCCGTGCAGGAGCCTGTGCGAGGCCGTTCGCGACCATTGCGTCCCCGTCATGAGCGCCTTCGGCTTCCCCTGGCCTGAAATGTTCAACTGCAGCCGCTTTCCACGAGGAACCCTACTCTGCATCCCTCCGAGTGGGGCGGTGGATGCGCGGATCGTGGAGGAGATCACCCACGAGGAGGCGCTCAAAG GAAGTGTCATTTGCGATGCCTGCAGTCTGGCAGCTGAGGGAGAAACTGACATCAAGGACAACTTTTGTCTAAGTCCATATG CATTCAAGATGCGTCTAGGCAGTGTGTCAACAGTGGGAGGAGACCTTCAGCTGGTGCCTTTGGCCCGAAGCCGCATCCTGAGGTGGGCAGGGGGAGGTGCGGAGAGGGCTGGGATTGGAGGCGCAATGGCCCACGGTGCTCTGTGGCTGCAGGAAGGCGCCACCTGTGCGTGTCCCGGCTTGGACTCAGCAGACAAAAATGATCTTGTTTTCGGCGAGGAGGTCATGGACAAAAAGGTGAACGGGGTCCTGGATGGATGGTATTTGGCACTAGCTCGAGCTGAAGAGGGAAGGCTGGTGTTAACTCGCCTGGTGCGCTGGACTCGAGGCGACAAAGATATGAAGAAGTTCATCAGGGGACTCTTGAAACAATCTTGCCCTGAGCTGTAG